The following nucleotide sequence is from Candidatus Neomarinimicrobiota bacterium.
CCCGGTCCAGGAAAACTGAGTCAGAGCTAATGCCTACACCAATAATGGCCAGGTCAGCAGAATCCATCTGATTGATGATAGATTTGATCTGGCGGTGTGATGTGAAGGCCTTATAGGTATCCAGATCCTGGGTAATGGCCGGCGCCTGGATACTGCGTGATGACCCGTTCCAGAGTTTTGCCATCTTCCGTGTAATTTCGAAGGCGTCGTCATCATGAATATCACTTCGAATGTGGCCCATGGCCTGGATAAAAACCACATTTGAGTGGGCAGAAACAGCTTTCATGTTTTCTACAAGTGCCTGAATATGCCTTCCTGCAGCCAGGCAAACCGTATGATTTACTTTTATCATCTCGCTGACATATGGAGCGGCAAAATAGCCAATAGCTTGTCGCTGTTGAACCGGGTTCCTGTGGGCAGAAGAATTGATGACGATGGCGTGGTTCAAGTCAAATTTATCAATGAGCTGTTTTTCAAGGAATTCATTGCGAGGTGAGAAGGGTTTGACATTGATGGTAACGATGCCTCGTTTTCGAGCTTCACTGAGTAGTCGCGAAACATTGGCCTGCGAGATACCGGCAAGTTGCGCCACTTTGGCCTGGCCAAGATTTTCCATATAATACAGAGAAGCAACCAGGATCAGCAGCTCTTCTTTTATTGACTGTTTATTTGCCACATGAATCTCCCTGAAGTTTGTGATAAGGCACTGGTCTATTACTGGCCCAAAAACGTCCGAATGTGTGTAATATTGAATATATATGCAAGATATTTAATTTGATATAATGATTTTTTCAATTTTAGATTGGCTGCATCCCAATGTATATACATCAATAAACAAGTACATGTATTCCTAAATTTCTTATTGACTTTCGACAAATAAATGTGCAATCTTATAGCAGAATCAATATTAATGAATATTTATTCAGAATTTAAAAAATTGATTACGTTGGTGGAAAAATTGCATGAGCCAAACTACCTTTTGTTAGATTTGGGTGCTCTGTTTACCTGCTTTCAAATAAAACGGTTTTTGGGTGTTGCCAGACGATGTGGATTGCAAACA
It contains:
- a CDS encoding transcriptional regulator, whose amino-acid sequence is MANKQSIKEELLILVASLYYMENLGQAKVAQLAGISQANVSRLLSEARKRGIVTINVKPFSPRNEFLEKQLIDKFDLNHAIVINSSAHRNPVQQRQAIGYFAAPYVSEMIKVNHTVCLAAGRHIQALVENMKAVSAHSNVVFIQAMGHIRSDIHDDDAFEITRKMAKLWNGSSRSIQAPAITQDLDTYKAFTSHRQIKSIINQMDSADLAIIGVGISSDSVFLDR